A single window of Sphingobacterium sp. ML3W DNA harbors:
- the recQ gene encoding DNA helicase RecQ, which translates to MEIEKSLFDNLQDFFGFDTFKGDQEAIITNVLQRKDTFVIMPTGGGKSICYQLPALMSEGTAIVISPLIALMKNQVDQLRAFGGEDSIAHFLNSSLNKGDIMRVKQDVTAGKTKLLYVAPESLSKLENVEFLKQITVSFVAVDEAHCISEWGHDFRPEYRKIRQVINGIGDNIPIIALTATATPKVQSDIRKNLQMNDALLFKSSFNRGNLFYEVRPKKNVVKEIVRFIKGQAGKTGIIYCLSRKKVEEISEVLNINGIKALPYHAGLDAKTRADTQDKFLMEDVDVIVATIAFGMGIDKPDVRFVIHHDIPKSMEGYYQETGRAGRDGGEGICLAFYSEKDVEKLTKFMKDKPVAEREIGTQILKEVIDYSESAVCRRKQILHYFGENFDEAGCSSMCDNCRTEKTYFDAEQSILDILSFIKEQGENFDDLHVINVMVGQNNQPVSAYKHDEHPLFGKGKEKGVVYWESLVRQTVLSNFLAKDIDHYGLLKMTDIGRHYLENPYAIKFIMNRPLDFSDDSSSEDSGHSTGTLDTALLKMLKDLRKKIAKSKSLPPFVIFQDPSLDEMCTHYPVSLDELKQIQGVGNGKAVKFGAQFVELIKDYVEENDIDRPVDLVIKGTANKSALKVAIIQNIDRKIGLDDIAAAKGISYEELLKEVETIVNAGTKLNIGYFVDEMIDQDRQDEVYDYFKQADSDSIDEALKDLDGDDYSYEDIQLMRIKFMSELGN; encoded by the coding sequence ATGGAAATAGAAAAATCACTTTTCGACAATTTACAAGATTTTTTTGGTTTTGATACTTTTAAAGGGGATCAAGAAGCAATCATAACAAATGTGCTACAGAGAAAAGACACATTTGTCATAATGCCTACTGGTGGTGGAAAATCCATTTGCTATCAGTTACCGGCATTGATGAGTGAAGGGACAGCGATTGTCATTTCACCATTAATTGCCTTGATGAAAAACCAAGTTGATCAGCTTCGCGCATTTGGCGGAGAGGATAGTATTGCTCACTTTTTGAATTCTTCACTGAATAAAGGTGACATCATGCGTGTTAAACAGGATGTTACGGCAGGGAAAACAAAATTACTGTATGTTGCTCCAGAATCACTTTCTAAATTAGAGAATGTCGAGTTTCTGAAGCAGATTACGGTTTCTTTTGTTGCTGTCGATGAGGCACATTGTATCTCCGAATGGGGACATGATTTCCGTCCAGAATACCGCAAGATTCGTCAAGTTATCAATGGTATTGGTGATAATATCCCCATTATTGCATTGACGGCTACTGCTACCCCTAAGGTGCAGTCTGATATTCGTAAGAATCTTCAAATGAATGATGCACTGCTTTTTAAATCATCTTTTAATAGAGGGAATTTATTCTATGAAGTAAGACCGAAGAAAAATGTGGTCAAAGAAATTGTACGTTTTATTAAAGGCCAGGCTGGTAAGACCGGTATCATTTATTGCTTAAGCCGTAAGAAGGTGGAGGAAATTAGTGAGGTTTTAAATATCAATGGAATCAAAGCACTCCCTTATCATGCCGGATTGGATGCGAAAACGCGTGCAGATACACAAGATAAGTTCTTGATGGAAGATGTAGACGTTATCGTAGCAACAATTGCATTTGGTATGGGTATCGATAAACCGGATGTACGTTTTGTCATCCATCACGATATTCCAAAATCAATGGAAGGCTATTATCAAGAGACAGGTCGTGCTGGCCGTGATGGTGGAGAAGGTATCTGTCTGGCTTTTTATTCGGAGAAAGATGTCGAGAAATTGACAAAATTCATGAAGGATAAACCTGTTGCCGAAAGGGAAATAGGGACTCAGATTCTGAAGGAAGTAATCGATTATTCTGAATCAGCAGTTTGTCGTCGTAAACAAATTTTACACTATTTTGGTGAGAATTTTGATGAAGCAGGTTGCAGTAGTATGTGTGATAACTGTCGTACGGAAAAGACTTACTTTGACGCTGAACAGTCCATTTTAGATATTCTTTCCTTTATTAAGGAGCAAGGTGAAAATTTTGATGATCTACATGTTATCAATGTGATGGTCGGACAAAATAACCAACCGGTGTCTGCTTACAAGCATGATGAACATCCACTTTTTGGAAAAGGTAAAGAAAAAGGAGTTGTCTATTGGGAATCTTTAGTTCGTCAAACGGTGCTCAGTAATTTCCTTGCGAAGGATATCGATCATTATGGATTATTGAAGATGACTGACATCGGTCGTCATTATTTGGAAAATCCTTATGCAATTAAATTTATCATGAATCGTCCTTTGGATTTTTCTGATGATTCTTCATCTGAAGATTCAGGACATTCAACCGGAACACTTGATACCGCTTTATTGAAGATGTTAAAGGATCTTCGTAAAAAAATTGCGAAATCTAAATCTTTACCTCCTTTTGTTATTTTTCAAGACCCATCCTTGGATGAGATGTGTACACATTATCCAGTGTCACTGGATGAGTTAAAACAGATACAAGGAGTAGGGAATGGTAAAGCAGTCAAATTCGGAGCGCAGTTCGTTGAGTTGATCAAGGACTATGTAGAGGAAAATGATATCGATCGTCCAGTTGATCTTGTGATTAAAGGAACTGCAAATAAATCTGCGCTGAAAGTTGCCATCATCCAAAATATTGATCGAAAAATAGGTTTAGATGATATCGCTGCAGCAAAAGGAATCAGCTATGAAGAATTGCTGAAGGAAGTGGAGACCATCGTTAATGCTGGAACTAAGCTTAATATCGGATATTTTGTTGATGAGATGATCGATCAAGATCGTCAGGACGAAGTGTATGATTATTTTAAACAGGCTGATTCAGATTCAATTGATGAAGCATTG
- a CDS encoding glycerol-3-phosphate dehydrogenase/oxidase, producing the protein MINFKRDKNLERVKKNSKWDVVIIGGGATGLGIAVDAASRGYKTLLLEKYDFAKATSSRSTKLVHGGVRYLANGDIKLVYSALRERGLIFKNAPHLAKVQSFIIPCYSFYSKWKYLIGLKIYDWMAGSYRIGASKFLSNEQVVSKLTSIKKTGLKGGIIYYDGQFDDARFAINLAQTASMLDATILNYCDVNAIHKDENGHVSGISFTDLESEETIEITAKTVINATGIFVDDILKMESPTHKNLVRPSQGTHIVIDKKFLGEDDALMIPETDDGRVLFGVPWHDHILLGTTDTPLDIHTIEPRPLEEEVEFILSTAKTYLNPAPTRKDILSVFAGLRPLAAPKDENSKSTKEISRDHKLITSKSGLITITGGKWTTYRKMAEDTVNKAIEIGKLTDAPCITKTLKIHGYLEDKQEGHWQIYGADADLIKDLAIKNPELNQKIHPKFDYIAAEVVWAVRNEMARRLEDVLARRMRMLFLDAKAAMEAAPVVVHIMANELDQTESWEEEELQQFLALGKHYSYEA; encoded by the coding sequence ATGATTAACTTTAAAAGAGACAAAAACCTAGAACGGGTAAAGAAAAACTCGAAATGGGATGTCGTCATCATTGGGGGGGGTGCTACCGGCCTCGGTATTGCTGTTGATGCCGCATCACGTGGATATAAAACACTCCTGTTGGAAAAATACGATTTTGCAAAAGCGACCTCGAGCAGGAGTACTAAATTGGTTCATGGAGGTGTCCGCTATTTAGCAAATGGTGATATAAAGCTCGTTTATTCTGCTTTAAGAGAAAGAGGATTAATATTCAAAAATGCACCTCATCTAGCTAAGGTGCAAAGTTTTATTATACCCTGTTATTCCTTTTATAGTAAATGGAAGTATCTGATTGGATTAAAAATTTACGATTGGATGGCAGGATCATACCGCATTGGTGCGTCCAAATTCCTATCCAACGAACAGGTGGTATCCAAACTAACATCCATCAAAAAAACAGGCCTGAAAGGTGGAATTATCTACTATGATGGACAATTTGATGACGCTAGATTTGCTATTAATTTAGCGCAAACAGCAAGCATGTTAGACGCCACGATCCTCAATTATTGCGATGTAAATGCCATCCATAAAGATGAAAATGGACATGTTTCTGGCATCTCATTTACAGATCTTGAATCGGAAGAAACGATTGAAATAACCGCAAAAACGGTCATCAATGCTACTGGTATTTTTGTTGACGACATTCTCAAAATGGAGTCTCCTACCCATAAGAACTTAGTTAGACCCTCACAAGGAACACATATTGTTATCGATAAAAAATTCTTGGGAGAAGATGATGCCTTAATGATTCCAGAGACAGATGATGGCCGGGTTTTGTTCGGTGTTCCATGGCATGACCACATCTTATTAGGTACGACAGATACCCCGCTGGATATCCACACCATTGAACCAAGACCTTTGGAGGAAGAGGTTGAATTTATACTCTCCACTGCTAAAACATACCTCAATCCAGCACCTACGAGGAAGGATATACTGAGTGTTTTTGCAGGTTTAAGACCATTAGCTGCCCCAAAAGATGAGAACTCCAAATCGACAAAAGAGATTTCAAGAGACCACAAACTGATTACAAGCAAGTCAGGATTGATTACCATCACTGGAGGAAAGTGGACTACCTATCGAAAAATGGCAGAGGATACTGTAAATAAGGCCATTGAAATCGGAAAATTAACCGATGCACCTTGCATCACTAAAACCCTCAAAATTCATGGTTATTTAGAAGATAAACAAGAAGGTCATTGGCAAATTTACGGTGCTGATGCTGACCTGATTAAAGATTTAGCAATTAAAAACCCCGAACTCAATCAAAAGATACATCCCAAGTTTGATTATATCGCTGCTGAAGTTGTATGGGCGGTAAGAAATGAAATGGCTAGGCGACTCGAGGATGTCTTAGCAAGAAGGATGCGGATGCTGTTTCTAGACGCTAAAGCTGCTATGGAGGCCGCACCTGTTGTAGTTCATATTATGGCGAATGAACTTGATCAGACAGAATCGTGGGAAGAAGAAGAGCTTCAACAGTTCTTAGCGCTTGGCAAACACTACAGTTATGAGGCATAA
- the topA gene encoding type I DNA topoisomerase produces MAKNLLIVESPAKAKTIEGYLGKDFLVKSSYGHIRDLVKTDDAIDTDKDFQQKYEVPTDKKAIVSELKKLAKAAETVWLASDEDREGEAISWHLFETLGLKDESTKRIVFHEITKPAILKAIENPRKIDYNLVNAQQARRVLDRLVGFELSPVLWKKVKPSLSAGRVQSVAVRLIVDREREVIRFNAEASFRIVAFFHTGKVKDSFKAELPHRFATEVEAKQFLDDCRTAEFAVKSLETKPAKRSPAAPFTTSTLQQEASRKLGFSVARTMQVAQRLYEAGRITYMRTDSVNLSDTAIEAAEKEIRSAYGDRYHKLRKYKTKTSGAQEAHEAIRPTYFSEHSIEGDAAEKRLYDLIWKRAIASQMSEAEFEKTLAKISISTRKEDLSASGEVMKFDGFLKVYFESTDDDHDSGNEEENDNSLLPPLTTGQAVVLKSMNATERFTRPPARYTEAALVKKLEELGIGRPSTYAPTISTIQNRGYVVKEERDGRSRDYRVLTLENAEISAVTKTEITGAEKGKMFPTDIGIVVNDFLVEHFKGIVDFNFTAKVEKEFDEIAHGLTEWTDMLREFYGPFHSEVQKTLEHAERANNERELGVDPVSGKPVSVRIGKFGPLVQIGAQDDEEKPRFASLRKGQMIETITFEDAMELFKLPKKVGIFEEKEMTVAIGRFGPYIRHDSSFYSLPKDLDPLDVTEEECIQIIKEKRQKDIEKVIRVFDENPEAQIEQGRWGPFIRFGKQNLKIPKGTEVENITYEDVVKWAEADAPKGKAKVATKKATTTKKAPAKKATTVKKATTAKKAATVKATKEK; encoded by the coding sequence ATGGCTAAAAATTTACTCATAGTAGAGTCTCCTGCGAAAGCGAAAACAATAGAAGGGTATCTAGGGAAGGACTTTTTAGTGAAGTCTAGTTACGGGCATATTCGTGACTTGGTGAAGACCGATGATGCTATTGATACAGATAAAGATTTTCAACAAAAATATGAAGTTCCTACTGATAAAAAGGCAATAGTCAGTGAATTAAAGAAATTAGCTAAAGCTGCAGAAACAGTATGGCTAGCGTCCGATGAGGACCGTGAAGGAGAGGCGATATCTTGGCATTTATTTGAGACGTTGGGTTTAAAGGATGAGAGTACTAAACGTATTGTCTTTCATGAGATCACGAAACCAGCGATTTTAAAAGCCATTGAGAATCCTCGTAAAATAGATTATAATTTAGTTAATGCACAACAAGCACGTCGTGTACTGGATCGATTAGTCGGATTTGAACTTTCTCCTGTGTTATGGAAAAAAGTAAAACCTTCTTTATCTGCAGGACGTGTTCAATCCGTTGCTGTACGTTTAATCGTAGATCGCGAGCGTGAAGTCATTCGGTTTAATGCTGAAGCATCATTCCGAATTGTTGCATTTTTTCATACAGGAAAAGTAAAAGATAGTTTTAAGGCAGAGTTGCCTCATCGCTTTGCTACAGAAGTTGAAGCAAAGCAGTTTTTAGACGATTGTAGGACTGCAGAGTTCGCTGTTAAGAGTTTGGAAACAAAACCTGCGAAACGATCTCCTGCGGCTCCATTTACCACTTCAACCCTACAGCAGGAAGCCAGTCGTAAGCTTGGATTCTCTGTTGCACGGACGATGCAGGTAGCGCAGCGGTTATATGAAGCAGGGCGCATTACTTATATGCGTACCGACTCGGTCAACTTAAGTGATACAGCAATAGAAGCGGCAGAAAAAGAAATTCGCTCAGCTTATGGTGATCGTTACCACAAACTAAGAAAATATAAAACGAAGACTTCAGGAGCACAAGAGGCCCACGAGGCGATTCGTCCAACTTATTTTTCTGAACATAGTATCGAAGGTGATGCTGCAGAAAAAAGATTGTACGATTTAATTTGGAAACGTGCTATCGCTTCTCAAATGAGTGAAGCGGAGTTTGAGAAGACTTTGGCTAAAATTTCTATTTCTACACGTAAGGAAGATTTATCTGCTTCGGGTGAAGTAATGAAATTCGACGGATTCTTGAAGGTTTATTTTGAATCTACAGATGATGACCATGATTCTGGTAATGAGGAGGAAAACGATAATTCATTGTTACCTCCTTTAACAACTGGACAAGCTGTTGTATTGAAAAGCATGAATGCAACGGAACGTTTCACGAGACCTCCTGCACGTTACACTGAAGCTGCTTTGGTGAAGAAATTGGAAGAATTGGGTATCGGTAGACCTTCTACCTATGCGCCAACAATTTCAACAATTCAAAATCGTGGTTATGTTGTGAAAGAGGAACGTGATGGTCGTTCACGTGATTACCGTGTTTTGACATTGGAGAACGCAGAGATCTCTGCCGTTACGAAAACAGAAATCACGGGTGCGGAAAAAGGGAAAATGTTCCCTACTGATATCGGTATTGTAGTCAATGATTTTCTTGTTGAACACTTTAAAGGTATAGTAGACTTTAATTTTACGGCTAAAGTCGAAAAGGAATTTGATGAGATTGCACATGGTTTGACTGAATGGACAGATATGTTGCGTGAGTTTTATGGACCTTTTCATTCTGAAGTACAGAAAACTTTAGAGCATGCTGAACGTGCAAATAACGAAAGAGAACTCGGTGTAGACCCTGTATCGGGAAAGCCAGTTTCTGTTCGTATTGGTAAATTTGGTCCTTTGGTTCAGATTGGAGCACAGGATGATGAAGAGAAACCACGATTTGCATCCTTACGTAAAGGTCAGATGATCGAAACGATTACTTTTGAAGATGCGATGGAGTTGTTCAAACTACCTAAAAAAGTAGGGATCTTTGAAGAAAAAGAAATGACTGTTGCGATTGGTCGATTTGGACCTTATATTCGTCACGACTCCTCTTTCTACTCTTTACCAAAAGATCTTGATCCTTTAGACGTTACTGAAGAAGAGTGCATCCAGATCATCAAGGAAAAGAGACAGAAGGATATCGAGAAAGTGATTCGTGTTTTTGATGAAAATCCAGAAGCGCAGATTGAACAAGGTCGTTGGGGTCCATTTATTCGTTTTGGAAAACAGAACTTAAAAATCCCTAAAGGTACGGAGGTTGAAAACATTACTTACGAAGATGTCGTTAAGTGGGCAGAAGCTGATGCTCCAAAGGGGAAAGCTAAAGTAGCTACTAAAAAAGCGACAACGACTAAAAAAGCTCCAGCAAAAAAAGCGACAACTGTTAAAAAGGCTACAACTGCTAAGAAAGCGGCTACAGTAAAAGCAACGAAAGAGAAATAA
- a CDS encoding DUF1573 domain-containing protein, which produces MKKFIAVLAVIVAFVGFTAMQTSQSEFKFEKETHDFGKIAQGTPVSYSFKFSNAGSQPIIISDVKPSCGCSVAEFTKTPIKPGEAGTIKVTYNAASKAPFTKSFTVTSNTKTPVKTLYIKGIVE; this is translated from the coding sequence ATGAAAAAATTTATAGCCGTATTAGCTGTTATTGTCGCATTTGTAGGGTTCACTGCAATGCAAACGAGTCAAAGCGAATTTAAATTTGAAAAGGAAACGCATGATTTTGGAAAGATTGCTCAAGGAACTCCAGTTTCATATAGTTTCAAATTTTCAAATGCAGGAAGTCAGCCTATTATTATTTCTGATGTAAAACCTTCATGTGGTTGTTCCGTCGCTGAATTTACAAAAACGCCTATCAAACCAGGTGAAGCAGGAACCATTAAAGTGACATATAATGCCGCATCAAAAGCTCCTTTTACCAAAAGCTTTACAGTAACATCAAATACAAAAACACCTGTAAAAACATTATACATTAAAGGAATTGTAGAATAA
- a CDS encoding SIS domain-containing protein, with amino-acid sequence MKSNIDIKNIAIQAIQEEAKAVADLAQRIDDDFVNVVKHVINLQGRVIVTGIGKSAIIAQKIVATMNSTGTPSIFMHAADAIHGDLGIIQKQDLIIAISKSGTTPEIKVLVPFLKQTGNTLVALVGNINSYLADQADYVLDTTVEKEACPNNLAPTSSTTAQLAMGDALAVCLQECRDFSDKDFAKYHPGGALGKKLYLKVADLSDQNEKPKTQSNANIRSVILTITQSRLGAVAVLEQENIIGIITDGDIRRMLENHEDLTGLTAADIMGANPKTIDKSELAVNALHMMRQNNISQLIVMDANKYEGIIHIQDLLKEGII; translated from the coding sequence GTGAAAAGCAACATCGATATAAAAAATATAGCTATTCAAGCTATACAAGAAGAAGCTAAAGCGGTAGCAGATTTAGCACAACGGATTGATGACGACTTTGTTAACGTGGTTAAACACGTAATAAACTTACAAGGACGTGTCATTGTTACGGGTATTGGAAAAAGTGCGATTATCGCACAAAAGATTGTCGCAACAATGAATTCCACTGGTACACCATCCATTTTCATGCACGCAGCAGATGCCATTCATGGTGATTTAGGGATTATCCAAAAGCAGGATTTAATCATCGCAATTTCAAAAAGCGGTACAACTCCTGAAATAAAAGTCTTGGTACCTTTCTTAAAACAAACCGGCAATACTTTGGTTGCATTGGTTGGTAATATCAATTCTTATTTAGCCGATCAGGCCGATTACGTCTTGGACACCACCGTTGAAAAAGAAGCCTGCCCGAACAACCTCGCTCCTACTTCCAGTACCACTGCACAATTGGCCATGGGCGATGCCCTAGCTGTATGTCTTCAGGAATGTCGTGATTTTTCAGATAAAGATTTTGCTAAATACCACCCTGGAGGTGCGTTAGGTAAAAAGCTATATCTGAAAGTTGCCGATCTGTCAGATCAAAATGAAAAACCGAAAACACAAAGCAATGCCAACATAAGATCTGTCATCTTGACCATCACACAAAGCCGACTGGGTGCTGTTGCTGTTTTGGAACAGGAGAATATAATTGGTATCATAACCGATGGTGACATCCGTCGTATGCTCGAGAATCATGAAGACCTAACAGGACTTACTGCTGCCGATATCATGGGTGCAAATCCAAAGACAATCGATAAATCAGAATTAGCTGTAAATGCTTTACATATGATGCGTCAGAATAACATCTCACAACTTATTGTTATGGACGCAAACAAATATGAAGGTATCATCCATATTCAAGATTTATTGAAAGAGGGTATTATTTAA
- a CDS encoding pyridoxal phosphate-dependent aminotransferase, producing MPSISRKGYNMPASPIRKLTPFADQAKKEGKKIYHLNIGQPDIETPEVMLNALKNIDFKVWAYTASEGTESYRNKLTTYYNKLNYNIEPTDILVTNGGSEAILIAMQACLNPGEEVIIPEPFYANYNGFACSADIVVKPIMSYIDSGFALPSIAEFEKVITEKTKAIAICNPNNPTGYLYSKEELEALRELCLKYDLYLFSDEAYREFCYDGREFISPMHMEGLEQHVVVFDTVSKRYSACGARIGCMITKNKELYQVALKFAQARLSPSLEGQIAAEAAVDTPDSYFEAVSKEYTARRDTLVNGLNKIEGAFSPNPGGAFYVVAKLPIDNADRFCQWMLEEFSYENETVMMAPATGFYSTPGAGNNEVRLAYVLKQADLQKALICLEKGLQEYPGRTQ from the coding sequence ATGCCATCAATATCAAGAAAAGGGTACAATATGCCCGCATCCCCAATTAGGAAATTAACACCATTTGCTGATCAAGCGAAGAAAGAGGGAAAAAAAATATATCATTTGAATATCGGACAGCCTGACATTGAAACACCGGAGGTCATGCTTAATGCATTAAAGAACATTGATTTCAAAGTGTGGGCATATACGGCATCGGAAGGAACAGAATCCTACCGAAATAAACTCACAACCTACTACAACAAATTGAACTATAATATCGAACCAACTGATATTTTAGTGACAAATGGGGGATCTGAAGCTATTCTAATTGCGATGCAAGCTTGTCTTAACCCTGGTGAAGAAGTGATTATCCCCGAACCGTTCTATGCCAACTATAATGGTTTCGCTTGTTCGGCTGATATCGTTGTAAAGCCCATCATGTCCTATATCGATAGTGGTTTTGCTTTACCTTCAATCGCAGAGTTTGAAAAGGTCATCACTGAAAAGACCAAAGCTATAGCGATCTGTAACCCAAATAACCCAACGGGCTATTTATATTCAAAAGAAGAGCTAGAAGCCTTACGCGAACTATGCTTGAAATACGACCTGTACCTATTCTCTGATGAGGCCTACCGTGAGTTCTGCTATGATGGTCGTGAATTCATTTCTCCTATGCACATGGAAGGCTTAGAACAACATGTGGTAGTCTTTGATACCGTATCAAAGCGCTACTCCGCTTGTGGTGCTAGAATCGGGTGCATGATCACCAAAAATAAAGAATTGTATCAAGTAGCACTTAAGTTTGCTCAGGCACGCTTGAGTCCCTCTTTAGAGGGGCAAATTGCTGCTGAAGCTGCTGTTGATACACCCGACAGCTATTTTGAGGCTGTCTCTAAAGAGTACACTGCTCGTCGTGACACGCTAGTTAATGGTTTAAATAAGATTGAAGGTGCATTTTCACCAAATCCAGGTGGTGCATTTTATGTCGTTGCGAAACTACCAATTGATAACGCAGATAGATTTTGTCAGTGGATGCTTGAAGAATTTTCGTATGAAAATGAAACCGTGATGATGGCTCCCGCAACAGGCTTCTATAGTACGCCTGGTGCAGGAAACAACGAAGTACGCTTAGCTTATGTTTTGAAGCAAGCCGACCTCCAAAAAGCACTGATCTGTTTAGAAAAAGGGTTACAGGAATACCCAGGTCGTACACAGTAA
- the glpK gene encoding glycerol kinase GlpK: MSTKEYILALDQGTTSSRAIIFSKSGKIEAIAQKEFKQIYPHSGWVEHDPKEIWASQLSVFTEVMAKLKITPKHIKGIGITNQRETTIIWDRNTGEPVYNAIVWQDRRTANYCKNLEKEGYSDTIQQKTGLRIDSYFSASKINWILEHVEGVRERANRGELAFGTVDTWIIWNLTDGKVHVTDVSNASRTMLYNIETLNWDEELLNLFDIPKSLLPQVASSSEVYGYTSGQILSSVVPIAGIAGDQQAALFGQMCTKKGMAKNTYGTGCFLLMNIGSKPIFSKNNLVTTIAWKIGDKVTYALEGSVFIGGAVIQWLRDELGIIKTAAEVERLATSVKDSDGVYLVPAFSGLGAPHWNPYARGSLLGLSRGTNVAHIARAALEGIAFQVTDVLTAMQSDSQIEVKELRVDGGASANNFLMQTQANFINATTVRPEVIETTALGAAYLAGLAVGFWPSIEEIAEQWQLDTIFKPIGDDRVKQSLREWKRAVETTKFWANYDMND; encoded by the coding sequence ATGAGTACAAAAGAATACATTTTAGCATTAGATCAAGGGACAACCAGTTCCAGAGCTATTATTTTTTCAAAATCAGGAAAAATAGAAGCCATAGCACAGAAAGAGTTCAAACAGATATATCCGCATTCAGGATGGGTAGAACACGACCCTAAGGAAATATGGGCCAGCCAATTATCTGTCTTTACCGAGGTTATGGCTAAATTAAAAATCACGCCCAAACATATTAAAGGTATCGGAATCACAAATCAACGCGAGACAACGATTATTTGGGATAGAAACACAGGTGAACCCGTCTACAATGCCATTGTTTGGCAAGACCGTAGAACAGCCAATTATTGTAAAAACCTCGAAAAAGAAGGATATAGTGATACCATACAGCAAAAAACTGGCTTACGTATTGATTCCTACTTTTCAGCATCCAAAATTAATTGGATATTAGAACATGTTGAAGGTGTCCGCGAGCGAGCAAATCGTGGAGAACTCGCTTTTGGAACTGTGGACACTTGGATTATATGGAATTTAACGGATGGAAAAGTACATGTAACCGACGTATCCAATGCTTCGCGTACAATGCTCTATAATATTGAGACATTAAACTGGGACGAAGAGCTTCTAAACCTATTTGATATCCCAAAGAGTCTCTTACCTCAAGTGGCATCATCTTCGGAGGTCTATGGTTATACTTCAGGACAAATACTATCAAGTGTGGTACCTATCGCTGGTATAGCTGGAGATCAACAGGCAGCACTTTTCGGACAAATGTGCACGAAGAAAGGTATGGCCAAAAACACATACGGAACTGGTTGTTTCTTATTAATGAATATTGGCTCAAAACCGATATTTTCCAAAAACAATTTAGTTACCACTATTGCTTGGAAAATTGGGGATAAGGTAACGTATGCCCTAGAGGGGAGCGTCTTTATCGGAGGAGCAGTTATACAATGGTTAAGAGATGAGTTGGGGATTATAAAAACAGCAGCAGAAGTCGAAAGATTAGCCACTAGTGTAAAAGACAGTGATGGTGTATATTTGGTTCCTGCTTTTTCAGGACTTGGTGCGCCGCATTGGAACCCTTATGCTAGAGGAAGCTTATTGGGGCTTTCAAGGGGAACTAATGTCGCACATATCGCCCGTGCTGCACTTGAGGGCATTGCTTTCCAAGTTACCGATGTGCTGACAGCGATGCAGTCTGATTCACAAATTGAAGTCAAAGAGCTTCGCGTAGATGGCGGTGCGAGTGCTAATAATTTTCTGATGCAAACCCAGGCCAATTTCATTAATGCGACTACAGTAAGACCTGAAGTAATTGAAACAACGGCACTTGGTGCGGCTTATTTAGCAGGTCTAGCAGTTGGTTTTTGGCCTAGTATTGAAGAGATTGCCGAACAATGGCAATTAGATACAATATTCAAGCCGATTGGTGACGATAGAGTAAAACAATCTTTACGAGAATGGAAAAGAGCAGTAGAGACCACAAAATTTTGGGCAAACTATGATATGAATGACTAA
- the cmk gene encoding (d)CMP kinase, producing the protein MTTRHNFIIAIDGFSSCGKSTVAKALAKKLKFVFIDSGAMYRAVTLYFIREGIDMEDEAAVSQALEDIHIDFIPNLDKTEIHLNDEDISEEIRQMYISDKVSEVSTIRAVRQAMVAQQQKLGRKRNIVMDGRDIGTTVFPDADMKIFMTADPQVRANRRYLELTNKGEQVTMDEIVKNLAHRDHIDSTREESPLRKAEDALVLDNSYMTQDDQLTFVIEEYKKRRASH; encoded by the coding sequence ATGACAACTAGACATAACTTTATCATTGCTATTGATGGCTTTTCATCTTGTGGAAAAAGTACAGTAGCAAAAGCATTAGCTAAAAAATTAAAATTTGTTTTCATTGACAGTGGTGCCATGTATCGTGCCGTAACACTCTACTTCATCAGAGAAGGGATTGATATGGAAGACGAAGCAGCGGTGTCGCAGGCTTTAGAAGATATTCATATTGACTTCATCCCTAATTTGGACAAGACAGAGATTCATCTTAATGATGAAGATATTTCGGAAGAAATTCGTCAGATGTATATTTCGGATAAAGTAAGTGAAGTGAGCACGATCAGAGCGGTGCGCCAGGCAATGGTGGCACAGCAACAAAAGCTTGGGCGGAAAAGAAACATTGTGATGGATGGTCGTGATATCGGCACCACGGTATTTCCGGATGCTGATATGAAGATATTCATGACTGCCGACCCGCAGGTGCGTGCGAATAGACGTTACTTAGAATTGACGAATAAGGGTGAGCAGGTGACGATGGATGAAATTGTCAAAAATTTGGCTCATCGTGATCATATTGATAGTACCCGAGAAGAAAGTCCATTACGAAAAGCTGAAGATGCGTTAGTATTGGATAACTCCTATATGACACAAGATGATCAATTGACATTTGTCATTGAAGAATATAAAAAAAGAAGAGCTTCCCATTAG